From the genome of Candidatus Defluviilinea proxima:
GACGAGAGGCATCTTGACACCGCGCGCCTTGGGCAGGGCTTTCAACGTCTCAGGGATGGACATGCCGCGGAAACGAATGCCCTCGGCAGGGTCAACGAATGAGACGTCGGTCAACAGTGATTTGATGTCGCGCATTCCGCCGACCACCTGCCCCACTGTCACCTGGTCAACAACAACATCGGCATGGTCCTTGGCGAGGGATTTCATCCGTTCGCGCCATGCAGGCAATTGAGCAGAAAGCTTTTCGTGCAGAATCATGTTTCCTCCAATGACATTATTGTATTGCAGGGCCGGCCACGATCATCTCCTCACCCGGCCACAAGCCCTGCATGAGTTTACAGGCTTACCAAATTACGCAACGCGTCGTGCGTTTCCTTCACCGCCGCCGCAGACTTATCGAACATGGCCTTTTCATCATCGTCCAGTTTATATTCGATGATCTTTTCCATACCATTGGCGCCCAACATCACTGGTACACCAAAATACATATCGTTCAATCCGTATTCACCGTTCATATACGCCGCGCACGGGACAATCAGATTCTTGCCTTTGAGAATCGCTTCGGCCATTTGGGCACATGCGGCGGCAGGCGCATAATATGCCGAGCCAGTTTTCAACAAGTTCACGATCTCACCACCACCCTTGCGAGTGCGGTTGACGATCGCTTCCAATTTATCCGCGGGCAAATACTCTTTCAACGGGACACCAGCAATGTTCGAATGGCGTGTAAGCGGGACCATTTCATCGCCGTGCCCGCCCAACACATAACAATCGATATTCTCAACGCTCACACCGGTTTCCATCGCAACGAATGCACGCATACGGGCCGAGTCCAAAATCCCTGCCTGACCAATCACACGCTCACGGGGCAGACCCGTTTTCTTCAACGTCAAATAGGCCATGGTGTCGAGCGGGTTGGTCAAAACAATAAAGATCGCATCTGGTGAATACTTGAGAGTCTCCAGAGCGGCTGTACCCACGATCTCTGCATTCTTCGACAACAGATCATCACGGCTCATGCCCGGCTTGCGCGCCAGACCTGCTGTGATGATGATAATGTCAGAACCCTTGGTGGCGGCATAATCATTTGCACCGATCAGGTCAACATCTTTCCCAATAATGGGCAATGCCTCAGCCAGATCGAGCGCCTTCCCCTGTGGCATCCCTTCCACAACATCTACCAAAACAAGGTTGGCAAGTTCACGTTCTGCAAGCCAGTGTGCAGTGGTCGAACCAGTCATCCCTGCGCCGATGATAGAAATCTTTTTCATTGCTCCTCCATAATATACGATGTAAATGAATTTTATCCGAAAATTTCAGGGTTACTAAGTACAATTTGTCATTCGTTTAGCGTTACGAGCAATGGACAAGAAAACAGTGGCGTTAGTAACGCCACTGTCCGCCTCATTCTTAATCTTTATTCTGATTCTGCTTCGAGGAACCTTGTCGCCGTTATAGCTGCGGCGGCCCCCATCCCTGCCGAAGTGACCACCTGACGAAAATGCGGGTCTGCCGCCTCACCGGCCGCAAAGACGCCGGGCACGTTCGTTTCCATTTTGTCATTGACCTTGATATATCCGAGGTCACTCATTTCCAGTTGGCCCTTGAACATCTGCGTATTCGGTATGTGACCAATGAAGATGAAGAGACCATCCGTTTCAAGGGTTGATTCCTCACCCGTCTTCACATTTTTGAGTTGCAAAGCTTCAAGTTTCTCAGCGCCAACTGTTTTGGTAACGACTGTGTCCCAGACCACATTGATCTTGGGATGTTCCAGTGCTCGCTTCTGCAAGATCGCTCCAGCCCGAAATGTATCGCGGCGATGAACGATAGTCACAGATGATGCGTACCGTGTAATGAACAACGCCTCTTCGAGGGCGCTATCACCACCACCAACAACTACGACCTTCTTATCCTTGAAGAACCAACCATCACAAGTGGCGCAATACGAAACACCGCGCCCGGTCAATTCCACTTCGCCAGGGATCTCAAGATGTGTGGGGCTTGCGCCCGTGCCAATGATCAACACATCGGCAAGATATTCACCGCTATCCGTTGTCACCTTGAACGGTCGCTTCGACAAGTCCACCGAGTTCGCTAGATCAAACTCGGTCACTGCGCCGAAATGCTCAGCCTGTTTCTGGAACAACTCACCCAACTGCGCCCCGCCCACTCCTTCAGGGAACCCGGGATAATTCTCAATGGTATGGGTCAATGCCGCCTGCCCGCCCAACTGCATACCGGTCAACACAATGGGTTGTAACTCTGCGCGTGCGGCATACAACGCGGCCGCATATCCTGTTGGGCCTGACCCCAACACCAGTACTTTTACATGTTTTGCGTTCTCATTTGATGACATGGTTTATTTTATTTCCTCACAAAGATTTTCTTTCGTAATCGAGACTACCTATTAGATGCAAATTTTACCGATAAGTGACACACAATTTGGCAGGGATTATTCCGTCACCCGTTCAATGTTTGCACCCAACGCCTTGAACTTCTTATCCACGTCCTGATACCCACGTTCGATCTGGCTGATATTCCGCACCGTGGACTTTCCCTTCGCTGCGAACGCCGCCAGCAACAGAGACATACCTGCGCGGATATCGGGGCTTTCCAGCTTTTCACCATACAACTGATTCGGTCCCTGAATGAGACAACGATATGGATCACACAAAATGATCTTCGCGCCCATGCCCACTAACTTGTCAGTGAAATACATACGCCCGGAGAACATCCAATCATGGAACATGATCGAACCACTGGCTTGTGTAGCAACTGTGATGGCAATACTGATCAAGTCCGTTGGGAATGCAGGCCAGACGTTCGTCTTTATTTCGGGAATTGCACCATCAAGGTCTGGGATAATTTCCAATGACTGGTTGGATGGAACGATCAAGTCATCACCTTCCACATCCCAATGCACACCCATGCGCTCGAAGATATGCGCCACCATGCCAAGATTCTTGATGCCTGCATTCTTGATACGCACGTTCCCATGTGTCACAGCCGCCGCACCGACAAAGCTAATGACCTCCAGATAATCGGGACCGATCGTAAACTCGCCTCCGTGCAGTTTCGTCACACCGTGAATATGAAGCGTGTTTGAACCGATCTCTTCGATCTGTGCACCAAGACTATTCAAAAAGTAACACAACTCCTGCACATGCGGTTCAGATGCGGCATTACGAATGACCGTATCTCCTTTTGCAGTGACTGCCGCCATGATCGCATTTTCCGTCGCAGTGACACTGGCTTCATCCATGAGAAAGTCCGCGCCATGCAAACCGTTCGAGCGGAAAGTAAAGCCGCGATCATATTGCACATCAGAACCGAGCGCTCGCAAAGCAAGGATGTGCGTATCGAGGCGGCGGCGTCCGATCACATCACCACCGGGCGGAGGCAGTTTGAACTCACCCACCCGCGCCGACATGGGTCCCGCTACAAGGATCGAAGCCCGAATGCGACGGCAAAGGTCCGGGTCGAGGTCCGCAGGCCTCAGGTCCCGAGCTGTGATGCGCCACGAAGTGGAGTCCAGATCTTCCACCTGTGCTCCCAAGCTTTCGATGAGATGTCGCATCACCTCCACATCTTTGATGTGGGGGACGTTACGCAAAATCACAGGCTCTTCGGTCAGCAGGCATGCGGCAACCAGGGGTAATGCGGCGTTCTTGTTTCCAGCGGGGATCACCTCACCACTCAACGGAACTCCGCCTTCAATAACGAATTTTTCCATGTTCATCTCCTGGGGATTTCGGGGCGATTGTAAGGCAGTTCACGCACTCGTGCAAGCACATTACAGTTGGCTTACACGGTATGGCCCCTAAAAAATGGCCTGCACATTAGTATATAATGAAAGTAATGGATATTACTTTATTCATCCCCATTCTGCTCGGCTGGATCGCTGGCCTTCTCGTGAACTATGTATCGGACGTTTTGCCAGTTACTCGCCGCTTTAGCCAGCCGGCTTGCCCCCACTGCCAATCATCTTTTTCATGGTTTGACTATTTGACTTTTCGCGCATGTCACAATTGCGGGACTCGCCGCAGTCTGCGGATCTGGATCGTTCAAGCCGTGGCAATCGCTTCTTTTCTGTACTTTTGGCTGTCTCCACCTAAAGCGCTTGGTCTGCCCCTTGGCCTGATCGTACTTACTTATTTTGGCGTCATCATCGTCATTGACATGGAACACCGCCTGATTCTGCACCCCACTAGTATGTTTGGCGCAGTGTTGGGACTGATCGTCGGCACCTATATTTACAGAAATGCAGTAGACGGACTTCCATATGCCTTCTTGAAGTCCTTGATAGGCGGCATCGCTGGCTTTGTCATCATGTTCCTCCTGTACCAATTTGGCGCCTTCATTGCCAATTTACGCGCAAGGAAAATGGCATCAGCCGGACAAGCGGATGACGGCGAAGAGGCCCTCGGTGGCGGCGACGTGTACCTGATGGGCGTTTTGGGGCTGATGCTCGGCTGGCCCAATATCATTCTCGGCATCACCGCTGGTGCATTAGTCGGAGGTGTTGTGGCTCTGCTGGCGCTGATCCAAGTCCTTATCAAAAGGCGCTACGCGCAAGACAGCCTGATGACCTTCATCCCCTACGGCCCTTCACTCGTCCTTGGAGCCTTCTATATCCTTTATTTCTTCTAACAAATTACAGAAATGATAGCCGTATTTTTTACCGTTTAGTACGAATGTCTCATCAAGCCAAATACTGTGTACATTAAACTAAATAACAGGCATATTAGAGAATAGGAAAGACTATGAAACTATTGAAATTCAACCCCAAAAAGAACAAGGCACAAGCAATCGTCGAATTCGCGATTGCACTGCCTATTTTGCTTTTAATTTTGTACGGGATTATGGAAACCGGCAGGTACATTCTGATCGTTTCCTTCGTGAACAATGCATCCCGTCAAGCCGCAAGGTATGGTTCAACATCCGGTGTTGGCCCTAATAACATAGAACGGTATAGGGATTGTCAAGGGATTAGAGACGCCGCTCAAAAAAGTGATTTTCTAAATGCGTTCGATGATGGCGATATCACCATCACATACGATAACGGAACATCTCCATTTACAACACTTGACACTTGCAACGGCACCACAGATACAGGCGTTGCAGTTGCGAACGGAGATCGTGTTACCGTTGAAATCAAAGCTGATTTCAACGCTGTAGTTCCAAAGCTTGTGCCTTTTATTTCAAGAACTGTCGCAAAGGGGAATCCTATTATCGCCAAAAGCTCCCGCACTCTTGTTTTAACTATTTCGATACAAAAACCAGGAAGCGGATCAACAAAAGAAACAACAACTACAACCCTTGTTGGCCCCAGCAATCCATCGAAATCTGAAATAGGGCAATCGGCAAGATTCACTGCTACGGTCGCCGGAACCACAACACCCACTGGCAGTGTGGTATTCAAAGACACTACTAATAATGTAACACTGTGTACCGTTACTTTATCCGGTGGCACAGCCATATGTGACTATACTTTTACTACTCTTAGCCCTCCAATAAGAAATATTTCTGCTGAGTACTCTGGGGATAGTACTCATAACACTAGTACCGGCACATTATCCCATGAAGTAACCAAGGCATCGGTCACAGTGACCATAACAGCTGATTCGCCCGACCCATCCGGGGTGAATGCTACTCTTACATCTGTTGCCGTAACAGTAACCAGCGCATGGACCACCCCAACAGGCACAGTGACCATTGGCGGTGCAGACACCGGTTGTACCATTACCCTCTCAGGAAACAGTGGCAGTTGTAACAACACGGTAAAATTTACATCTCTCGGCTCCAAAACCCTCACCGCCACTTACAACGGCGATACCGAACATAATACAGGCACTGATACTGAACCTCATACTGTAATTAACGGTAACGATACCACCACCACAATCACATCAGTAGCATCATTTTCAGGGTTGACCCCAACTTTGACGATCACAGTCAGCGGTATCACAACACCTGCTGGCACTGTAACTTTCAAAGAAGGGTCCACTACTCTTTGTACAGCAACTCTTTCCGGCGGTTCAGGGAGTTGCACATCAACTACTCTTACCCCTGGTGCACACAATATTACCGCAACATATACCAGTAGTAACGGTCTCAACAGCAGCACTGCGTCGCAAACTGTTACAGCCGGTGCCACCACTACCACCATCACTGCAGGGACACCGGTCAATGGTGTAGTGCCTATCACTGCAACCGTCACTGGAAGCGGAACTCCCACTGGCACCGTAGCCATCACTGGCGCGAACACAAACTGCACCATCACTCTCGCGAGCGGTACAGGTACCTGCAATGTCACTTTCACTTCATCGGTCACTAACGCAACAGTGACCGGCACCTATAGTGGTGATAGCACACACGCCGGGAGTCCAGGCACTACCACGGTAACCGCAACCGTGGTAACAAATATTTCATGTGCCATCAGCGCATATACGTTAAATTCATGGAGCAATGGCTTCAATGCCGACCCCGTTACAATTCAGAATACCGGTACCACCACTATCAATAACTGGACACTTACATGGACCTTTCCAAATGGACAAACTATTACAAATATGTGGAACGGAAATTATACCCAGAGCGGAAGTGTAGTTACAGCCACCAATATGCCATATAATGCAACAATCGCTCCTGGCAGTACAGTATCCTTTGGCTTCGGAGGAAGCCATACTGGTACAAATAACTACCCTGTTGATTTCAAAGTGAACGGTACTTCCTGCACACCACCACCAGTTGCATCTTGCAGCACCAGCACTGTCGTCGTTTCCAAAATGCAGTTTGTTAGTGGAAACTTGGTCCTGCCCA
Proteins encoded in this window:
- the mdh gene encoding malate dehydrogenase; this encodes MKKISIIGAGMTGSTTAHWLAERELANLVLVDVVEGMPQGKALDLAEALPIIGKDVDLIGANDYAATKGSDIIIITAGLARKPGMSRDDLLSKNAEIVGTAALETLKYSPDAIFIVLTNPLDTMAYLTLKKTGLPRERVIGQAGILDSARMRAFVAMETGVSVENIDCYVLGGHGDEMVPLTRHSNIAGVPLKEYLPADKLEAIVNRTRKGGGEIVNLLKTGSAYYAPAAACAQMAEAILKGKNLIVPCAAYMNGEYGLNDMYFGVPVMLGANGMEKIIEYKLDDDEKAMFDKSAAAVKETHDALRNLVSL
- the trxB gene encoding thioredoxin-disulfide reductase → MSSNENAKHVKVLVLGSGPTGYAAALYAARAELQPIVLTGMQLGGQAALTHTIENYPGFPEGVGGAQLGELFQKQAEHFGAVTEFDLANSVDLSKRPFKVTTDSGEYLADVLIIGTGASPTHLEIPGEVELTGRGVSYCATCDGWFFKDKKVVVVGGGDSALEEALFITRYASSVTIVHRRDTFRAGAILQKRALEHPKINVVWDTVVTKTVGAEKLEALQLKNVKTGEESTLETDGLFIFIGHIPNTQMFKGQLEMSDLGYIKVNDKMETNVPGVFAAGEAADPHFRQVVTSAGMGAAAAITATRFLEAESE
- the murA gene encoding UDP-N-acetylglucosamine 1-carboxyvinyltransferase encodes the protein MNMEKFVIEGGVPLSGEVIPAGNKNAALPLVAACLLTEEPVILRNVPHIKDVEVMRHLIESLGAQVEDLDSTSWRITARDLRPADLDPDLCRRIRASILVAGPMSARVGEFKLPPPGGDVIGRRRLDTHILALRALGSDVQYDRGFTFRSNGLHGADFLMDEASVTATENAIMAAVTAKGDTVIRNAASEPHVQELCYFLNSLGAQIEEIGSNTLHIHGVTKLHGGEFTIGPDYLEVISFVGAAAVTHGNVRIKNAGIKNLGMVAHIFERMGVHWDVEGDDLIVPSNQSLEIIPDLDGAIPEIKTNVWPAFPTDLISIAITVATQASGSIMFHDWMFSGRMYFTDKLVGMGAKIILCDPYRCLIQGPNQLYGEKLESPDIRAGMSLLLAAFAAKGKSTVRNISQIERGYQDVDKKFKALGANIERVTE
- a CDS encoding prepilin peptidase encodes the protein MDITLFIPILLGWIAGLLVNYVSDVLPVTRRFSQPACPHCQSSFSWFDYLTFRACHNCGTRRSLRIWIVQAVAIASFLYFWLSPPKALGLPLGLIVLTYFGVIIVIDMEHRLILHPTSMFGAVLGLIVGTYIYRNAVDGLPYAFLKSLIGGIAGFVIMFLLYQFGAFIANLRARKMASAGQADDGEEALGGGDVYLMGVLGLMLGWPNIILGITAGALVGGVVALLALIQVLIKRRYAQDSLMTFIPYGPSLVLGAFYILYFF
- a CDS encoding Ig-like domain repeat protein, whose protein sequence is MKLLKFNPKKNKAQAIVEFAIALPILLLILYGIMETGRYILIVSFVNNASRQAARYGSTSGVGPNNIERYRDCQGIRDAAQKSDFLNAFDDGDITITYDNGTSPFTTLDTCNGTTDTGVAVANGDRVTVEIKADFNAVVPKLVPFISRTVAKGNPIIAKSSRTLVLTISIQKPGSGSTKETTTTTLVGPSNPSKSEIGQSARFTATVAGTTTPTGSVVFKDTTNNVTLCTVTLSGGTAICDYTFTTLSPPIRNISAEYSGDSTHNTSTGTLSHEVTKASVTVTITADSPDPSGVNATLTSVAVTVTSAWTTPTGTVTIGGADTGCTITLSGNSGSCNNTVKFTSLGSKTLTATYNGDTEHNTGTDTEPHTVINGNDTTTTITSVASFSGLTPTLTITVSGITTPAGTVTFKEGSTTLCTATLSGGSGSCTSTTLTPGAHNITATYTSSNGLNSSTASQTVTAGATTTTITAGTPVNGVVPITATVTGSGTPTGTVAITGANTNCTITLASGTGTCNVTFTSSVTNATVTGTYSGDSTHAGSPGTTTVTATVVTNISCAISAYTLNSWSNGFNADPVTIQNTGTTTINNWTLTWTFPNGQTITNMWNGNYTQSGSVVTATNMPYNATIAPGSTVSFGFGGSHTGTNNYPVDFKVNGTSCTPPPVASCSTSTVVVSKMQFVSGNLVLPINNTLPSALLIKDVTVTWYESKGHSTGSDKTLILKTAKIGSTTFWTGSDADGTNTITPASPTYIPTGASTMTFTYHQTQDRWDDESITINLSTPGCTTVVLSAPVGYHQ